Proteins encoded by one window of Desulfomonilia bacterium:
- a CDS encoding trimethylamine methyltransferase family protein, which produces MKPGRLEFLSESEIKKIDALSLDILENTGIKVELKKLRGILRDIGCTVDETKKIVKFRPDIVQAFVKKAPREYILCGADPSKRWPVNPDTRVFGGLGTAVNMYDLYSGEYRQATLQDVVNHIILFDGLEHIVSSQMDIWPGDIPMQTIHVEAMRAWARHSTKSFGMGAYGVMPTQDMMEMTSLIMGGRENFKKQHPFIAIVSIQSPLSSVQIQLEGLMVLAEWGQPALMSPEAMAGTTAPVTIAGLLAQHNAEILAYIVMAQAVNPGTPVMYGTVSTIAEMRRGTVALGAIEMGLISAASAQMAHYYGVPCRAAAGGTEAKTLDMQCGIERERSMMLAALGGANYITSVGTIESTTAGAHELAVIDNEIIGQIERALRGIEVGDITMAAEVIKAVGPDGNYLMQDHTQKNFRREHYIPKLADRDKRDVWERGGSREMINNAREEAKKIIATHKERQLDPKLLMEIDAYVDSVKARSLEDFYAAEWES; this is translated from the coding sequence ATGAAGCCAGGCAGACTGGAGTTCCTGAGTGAATCCGAAATTAAAAAGATCGATGCGCTATCCTTGGACATCCTCGAAAACACCGGCATCAAGGTCGAACTTAAAAAACTGAGAGGAATCCTTCGCGATATAGGATGCACGGTTGATGAAACTAAAAAAATCGTTAAATTCCGTCCAGATATCGTTCAGGCATTTGTTAAGAAGGCACCAAGGGAGTATATCCTTTGCGGAGCGGATCCGTCAAAACGCTGGCCCGTCAATCCGGACACAAGAGTTTTCGGGGGACTGGGCACAGCCGTGAACATGTACGATCTTTACTCGGGGGAATACCGTCAGGCGACCCTGCAGGATGTCGTCAACCACATCATCCTTTTCGACGGCCTTGAGCATATCGTCTCCAGCCAGATGGACATCTGGCCGGGTGACATCCCGATGCAGACAATCCACGTTGAGGCCATGCGGGCCTGGGCCAGGCACAGCACCAAGTCATTCGGAATGGGTGCCTACGGCGTCATGCCCACGCAAGACATGATGGAAATGACGTCATTGATAATGGGTGGAAGGGAAAACTTTAAAAAACAGCACCCCTTCATCGCCATCGTGAGCATTCAAAGCCCTCTTTCCTCGGTACAGATACAGCTCGAGGGGCTTATGGTACTTGCGGAATGGGGTCAGCCCGCTCTCATGTCGCCGGAGGCCATGGCCGGCACAACAGCTCCTGTAACGATTGCGGGGCTTCTCGCCCAGCACAACGCGGAAATACTTGCGTATATCGTTATGGCCCAGGCAGTCAATCCAGGTACACCGGTCATGTACGGAACGGTTTCGACCATTGCCGAGATGCGGCGCGGAACCGTAGCATTAGGCGCGATTGAAATGGGCCTCATCAGCGCCGCCTCTGCACAGATGGCACATTATTACGGAGTTCCCTGCAGGGCCGCAGCGGGCGGCACCGAGGCCAAGACCTTGGACATGCAGTGCGGCATAGAGCGCGAGCGCTCGATGATGCTTGCTGCCCTCGGCGGTGCAAACTATATCACCAGTGTCGGCACCATCGAATCCACCACGGCAGGCGCGCATGAACTGGCGGTAATCGACAACGAAATCATCGGACAGATCGAGAGGGCGCTGCGAGGCATCGAGGTGGGCGACATCACCATGGCGGCCGAGGTCATCAAGGCCGTGGGCCCTGACGGAAACTACCTCATGCAAGACCATACACAGAAAAACTTCAGGCGCGAACATTATATTCCGAAACTGGCGGATAGAGACAAACGCGATGTATGGGAACGAGGCGGAAGCAGAGAAATGATTAATAACGCCAGAGAAGAAGCCAAAAAGATCATCGCCACACATAAAGAGCGGCAGCTGGACCCGAAGCTTTTAATGGAGATTGACGCCTATGTGGATTCTGTGAAGGCGAGAAGCCTGGAAGATTTTTATGCGGCTGAATGGGAAAGCTGA
- a CDS encoding corrinoid protein, whose translation MGETTLKELEDAIVQMDADITEGLAIKLLDSGTEAQVILKEALLPALDRVGTLFRDGDYFLPDVLMCVKAYDNSFKIILPKLKEGDYTSRGRVILGTVEGDIHEIGKNILFALLEGNGFDVLDMGVNVKADDFLAKAKEWSPDIIGMSSLLSTTMPAMKQVIDTFTKEGLRNNYKFIIGGAPVSQRFADEIGADGYGEDAQSGVELVKRLLAS comes from the coding sequence ATGGGAGAGACTACGTTAAAAGAACTTGAAGATGCGATCGTACAGATGGATGCCGATATCACGGAGGGGCTTGCCATAAAGCTTCTCGATTCAGGCACAGAAGCTCAGGTAATATTAAAAGAGGCGCTTCTTCCGGCACTTGACCGGGTTGGAACACTCTTCAGGGACGGGGATTATTTTCTCCCGGACGTGCTCATGTGCGTAAAGGCCTATGACAATTCGTTCAAGATAATCCTGCCAAAGCTCAAGGAAGGCGATTATACCTCGCGCGGCAGGGTGATTCTGGGAACCGTGGAAGGCGATATCCACGAGATCGGCAAGAATATTCTTTTCGCGCTTCTTGAGGGTAACGGCTTCGATGTGCTGGATATGGGCGTAAATGTCAAGGCGGACGACTTTCTTGCAAAGGCAAAGGAGTGGTCTCCGGACATCATCGGCATGTCGTCGCTGCTTTCCACGACCATGCCCGCAATGAAACAGGTCATCGACACCTTCACAAAAGAAGGGCTCAGGAATAACTATAAATTCATCATCGGCGGTGCGCCGGTAAGCCAGCGGTTTGCCGATGAGATAGGTGCAGACGGTTATGGGGAAGATGCACAATCCGGAGTGGAGCTGGTAAAGCGGCTGCTCGCATCCTGA
- a CDS encoding MFS transporter translates to MTDRHAVQEFMPVTLKEIILYNLAGFAFNVYDTVLYAWLPYFYTPPKDSSAIHYIPLAAIGIILAGGRILDAFNDPLVGYWSDHTKSRWGRRKPYIFIANPFLFLTFILVWMPPVRGESITNVIFLAAVLFFYYWAYTGVLIPWFAVLPEISRKNEDRVKIASIGVAIGVIGALLGGGLSGPLFSKYGPFMMGLLLGIPAFIAGELTLFGIKERHSPPPEEDMPGFFKVMKEVFGDKQFLSFAGMIMMVQLTYQLMLMNVPYLTTLILGKKEADASLIMAEVIIMIAASSPLWYLLLKKYSKKNIFRIIIILMILGFSLSFFIGRLPFFSPLVQAMLIFPIAAIPIGGMFTASLGIIADLTDYDELKSGRRREAIYYGLYGIVRKTGWALCSLILVGIFSFFGYSKENPLGIRVVWIVCSISCLIGLLAFIPYKIGDSKEETKRIMGL, encoded by the coding sequence ATGACCGACAGGCATGCAGTTCAAGAGTTCATGCCGGTAACTCTGAAGGAAATCATCCTCTACAATCTGGCAGGCTTTGCCTTCAACGTGTACGATACCGTGCTTTACGCATGGCTTCCGTACTTCTATACTCCGCCGAAAGATTCTTCGGCGATTCATTATATACCGTTGGCCGCCATAGGGATAATACTGGCAGGCGGCAGGATCCTCGATGCCTTCAATGACCCGCTTGTGGGTTACTGGAGTGATCACACCAAATCCCGCTGGGGGAGAAGAAAGCCTTACATCTTCATTGCAAACCCCTTTCTCTTTCTCACTTTCATCCTGGTATGGATGCCCCCAGTGCGAGGAGAAAGCATAACGAATGTAATCTTTCTAGCTGCAGTTCTTTTCTTTTACTACTGGGCCTATACGGGGGTGCTCATTCCCTGGTTTGCCGTTCTGCCCGAAATAAGCAGGAAGAATGAAGACAGGGTGAAGATTGCATCGATAGGTGTCGCCATCGGCGTAATCGGGGCACTTCTGGGCGGTGGCCTCTCCGGTCCGCTCTTCTCCAAATACGGGCCATTCATGATGGGGCTTTTACTCGGCATTCCGGCATTCATAGCCGGCGAACTCACCCTATTCGGCATCAAGGAGCGCCATTCACCGCCCCCCGAAGAGGACATGCCCGGTTTTTTCAAGGTCATGAAAGAGGTTTTCGGAGATAAGCAGTTCCTTTCCTTCGCCGGAATGATAATGATGGTTCAGCTTACCTATCAGCTAATGCTTATGAATGTGCCCTATCTGACTACCCTTATCCTCGGCAAAAAGGAAGCGGATGCGTCTCTGATCATGGCTGAGGTGATCATAATGATCGCGGCTTCGTCACCGCTGTGGTATCTCCTTCTTAAAAAGTATTCGAAGAAAAATATCTTCCGCATTATCATAATCCTTATGATCTTGGGCTTTTCACTTAGTTTCTTCATCGGCAGGCTGCCCTTCTTCTCGCCACTGGTCCAGGCCATGCTGATATTCCCCATTGCCGCAATTCCCATAGGCGGCATGTTTACGGCTTCGCTCGGCATTATTGCAGATCTCACGGATTACGATGAACTCAAGAGCGGCAGGCGCAGGGAGGCTATATATTACGGCCTCTACGGGATAGTCAGAAAGACCGGCTGGGCGCTATGCTCTCTTATCCTTGTGGGGATATTTTCCTTTTTCGGCTACAGCAAAGAGAATCCTCTAGGCATACGTGTGGTCTGGATCGTCTGCTCGATTTCCTGCCTCATAGGGCTTCTCGCATTCATCCCTTACAAGATAGGCGACAGCAAGGAAGAGACAAAACGCATCATGGGGCTGTGA
- a CDS encoding FadR/GntR family transcriptional regulator: MKVKKSTAFKEIQPDNLAQRILSLIREKGLKRGDKLPPERELSSILNVSRPSLREALNALKLMNIIENRQGSGTFVSSLTPEKLVEHLDIEFALDDSTYANLLQARTILEAGMVALAAENISDDEIHEIEKCLDEALKVIDDPETFMAYDIDLHRRIMEVAGNRIIQAFMHSIDRISIYSRRRTGDDMEVRRQAVDDHREIVAALKAHDPDGARKAMIAHLSHVGKKFNLQNLS, translated from the coding sequence CTGATAATCTTGCGCAGAGAATCCTTTCGCTTATAAGGGAAAAGGGCCTCAAGAGAGGTGACAAACTCCCTCCGGAAAGGGAACTGTCATCGATTCTGAACGTCAGCAGGCCCTCGCTGAGAGAGGCCCTCAATGCCCTTAAGCTCATGAACATAATAGAAAACCGCCAGGGCTCGGGGACGTTTGTTTCGTCTCTTACTCCCGAAAAGCTTGTAGAGCACCTTGACATCGAATTCGCACTCGACGATTCCACCTACGCGAATCTCCTTCAGGCAAGAACGATACTGGAAGCCGGGATGGTGGCCCTTGCGGCGGAGAATATCTCCGACGACGAAATACATGAAATCGAGAAGTGCCTTGACGAGGCCCTCAAGGTAATCGATGACCCGGAAACATTCATGGCATATGATATTGATCTGCACAGGCGTATTATGGAAGTTGCAGGAAACAGGATCATTCAGGCGTTCATGCATTCAATAGACAGGATCAGCATCTACAGCAGGCGGAGAACCGGCGACGACATGGAAGTCCGCAGACAGGCTGTTGATGACCACAGGGAGATTGTGGCGGCGCTGAAGGCGCATGATCCCGATGGGGCACGAAAGGCCATGATCGCACACCTTTCGCATGTGGGGAAAAAATTCAACCTGCAAAATCTTTCATGA